The following proteins are co-located in the Methanobrevibacter sp. TMH8 genome:
- a CDS encoding right-handed parallel beta-helix repeat-containing protein: protein MKLLFNKKFLIIITIFMVLAFSISSVSAGSLFINESWTNEDIQNALDADSSIDVLHFNFTSVGGVYSGIDLMIDRAMSIVADVGVVLDGSLGDDPASTAFSIFGDNVLIKGFTIINYAMGVAGSGISNINIINNTFIDSDLAISFDNINGLNIENNSITSSVGGNAISIYESNNVNISTNNIDGVDSSIYISESNNTRINGNNISNVDNDGVYTDTIENLTIEDNDVDSVSGSGISTYNSKNLKIKNNKVKNAAGDGVVAIDASDVEISDNTVDGANGGISVYDSNDVKVNKNKVLKSQERGISISNINKLNINDNVISSDGDGIFVDESNDVSINNNTISSAYSGVSVNEITNLNITKNNISSENMGIYLVNVDKVNLLDNTISSGGNGVDGDSFSNFNISNNKITSGGSAISIYTLVNGVLYNNSISDCGGNGIYLYDGDNLTISKNTILKVNEVGIYANELSNTLIQNNTIRYSILSGMELYWFENSKLLNNILEFNGYNNNPGYGLYISSLYNVLISNNRIVGNPLEGVYLEDANNITVINNFINSNGYNNVYINSIRDSLISSNQILNNAMGNGLYINDGENLVITKNKIFNHDIAMLLESVYYSKISFNNILNGHYEGIDIYGDSNEIFNNTIYRIYRDGISIMAGTSNKVYNNYVHHCSGAGISSYDSNNRITNNLLKNNYFGIYLAYNQNYVAYNKIYKSGNIGIWINGAENKVKFNNIINGSKAHGIKIQGDYNYIQNNKILNTKNGIYAIGNYNKIIKNTIKSKFYSVYVKGDKNTIKSNNLKSGNRGIYSNGIKNIINSNKIKSKNLGIYVYGHQNLINKNTANNNKKYGIVIFGNANKVTKNSANKSKNHGIKVNGDKNKITSNSVRLCSIHGIKISGDRNTVTGNKLGKISNNRICVYGYKNTIKKNKN from the coding sequence ATGAAATTGTTGTTTAATAAAAAGTTTTTAATAATTATAACCATTTTTATGGTTTTGGCATTCTCAATATCTAGTGTTAGTGCAGGTTCTTTATTTATAAATGAATCTTGGACTAATGAGGATATTCAGAATGCTCTTGATGCTGATAGTAGTATTGATGTTTTGCATTTTAATTTTACTAGTGTTGGTGGTGTTTATAGTGGTATTGATCTGATGATTGATCGTGCTATGTCTATTGTTGCAGATGTGGGTGTTGTATTGGATGGTAGTCTTGGTGATGATCCAGCTAGTACTGCATTTAGTATATTTGGAGATAATGTTTTGATTAAAGGGTTTACTATTATAAACTATGCTATGGGAGTTGCTGGTTCAGGTATTAGTAACATCAATATTATTAATAATACTTTCATTGATTCTGATTTAGCTATTAGTTTTGATAATATTAATGGTTTGAATATTGAGAATAATAGTATCACTTCTTCTGTTGGAGGTAATGCTATTTCAATTTATGAATCTAATAATGTTAATATTTCTACTAATAATATTGATGGTGTTGATTCAAGTATTTATATTTCTGAATCTAATAATACTAGGATTAATGGTAATAACATTAGTAATGTTGATAATGATGGTGTTTATACAGACACTATTGAGAATTTGACTATTGAGGATAATGATGTTGATAGTGTTTCAGGATCTGGAATATCTACATACAATTCCAAAAATTTGAAGATAAAAAATAATAAGGTTAAAAATGCTGCGGGCGATGGTGTTGTCGCAATTGATGCTTCTGATGTTGAAATAAGTGATAACACTGTTGATGGTGCAAATGGAGGTATCTCTGTTTATGACAGTAATGATGTTAAAGTGAATAAAAATAAAGTTCTAAAATCTCAAGAAAGAGGAATTTCTATTTCCAATATTAATAAATTAAATATAAATGATAATGTTATTAGCTCTGATGGGGATGGTATTTTTGTAGATGAATCCAATGATGTTTCTATCAATAATAATACTATTTCTAGTGCTTATTCTGGTGTTTCAGTAAATGAAATAACTAATCTTAACATTACTAAAAATAATATTAGCTCTGAGAATATGGGTATTTATTTGGTTAATGTTGATAAAGTCAATTTACTTGATAATACTATTAGCTCTGGTGGAAATGGTGTTGATGGTGACAGTTTTTCAAATTTTAATATATCTAATAACAAAATAACTTCTGGAGGATCTGCTATTTCCATATATACTCTTGTTAATGGGGTTTTATATAATAATTCTATTAGTGATTGTGGTGGTAATGGTATTTATTTATATGATGGTGATAATTTAACTATTTCCAAAAATACTATTCTTAAGGTTAATGAAGTAGGTATTTATGCAAATGAATTATCTAACACTTTAATTCAGAATAATACTATTAGATATTCGATACTTAGTGGTATGGAATTATATTGGTTTGAAAATTCTAAATTACTTAATAATATTTTAGAATTTAATGGATATAATAATAATCCGGGTTATGGTTTGTATATATCTTCTTTGTATAATGTTCTAATTAGCAATAATCGAATTGTTGGTAATCCTCTGGAGGGTGTCTATCTTGAAGATGCAAATAATATTACTGTAATTAATAATTTTATAAATAGTAATGGCTATAATAATGTCTACATAAATTCAATTAGAGATTCTCTTATTAGTTCTAATCAAATACTTAATAATGCAATGGGTAATGGTCTTTATATAAATGATGGTGAAAATTTAGTTATTACAAAAAATAAAATCTTTAATCATGATATTGCTATGTTGTTAGAATCTGTATATTATAGTAAAATTTCATTCAACAATATTCTCAATGGACATTATGAGGGTATTGACATTTATGGTGACAGTAATGAAATTTTTAATAATACTATTTATAGAATTTATCGTGATGGTATTAGTATAATGGCGGGAACTTCTAATAAGGTTTATAATAATTATGTACATCATTGTTCTGGTGCAGGTATTAGCTCATATGATTCTAACAATAGGATTACTAATAATCTTTTGAAGAATAATTATTTTGGTATTTATCTTGCATATAATCAAAATTATGTAGCTTATAATAAGATTTATAAATCTGGAAATATAGGTATTTGGATTAATGGTGCTGAAAACAAGGTTAAATTTAACAATATTATTAATGGATCTAAGGCACATGGGATAAAGATTCAAGGAGATTATAATTATATTCAAAATAATAAAATTTTAAACACTAAAAATGGTATATATGCAATAGGGAATTATAATAAAATCATTAAAAACACAATAAAATCCAAATTTTACTCTGTTTATGTTAAAGGAGATAAAAATACTATTAAAAGTAATAATTTAAAAAGTGGAAATAGAGGTATTTATTCAAATGGGATTAAAAATATTATAAATAGTAATAAAATCAAGTCAAAAAATTTAGGTATTTATGTTTATGGTCATCAAAATTTAATAAACAAAAATACAGCTAACAATAACAAAAAATATGGTATTGTAATCTTTGGAAATGCAAATAAAGTCACAAAAAACTCAGCAAATAAAAGTAAAAATCATGGAATTAAGGTTAATGGCGATAAAAATAAGATTACTAGTAATTCTGTCCGCTTATGTAGCATTCATGGAATAAAAATTTCAGGAGATCGCAATACAGTTACTGGTAATAAATTAGGTAAAATATCAAATAATAGAATTTGTGTCTATGGATATAAGAATACTATTAAGAAAAATAAGAATTAA
- a CDS encoding MBL fold metallo-hydrolase, producing the protein MKLTFLGTGGGRFTTISQKRMTGGFRIDDLAGKNFHVDPGPGALVRSFQFGLSPSSLDGIFISHAHTDHYTDGEVLIEAMTRGMTKENGLIMGSRSVFDGYKQWGPSISKYHTGKSEKLVLGPNKSKIIDNLLIKGTKTIHGDPTCVGFQMKSEDLTVSYTSDTSYFEKLSNYHNGADILIASVIRPGNQSIRGHMSTGDFKDLVNEVNPSLAIMTHFGFKMLNENPVSEAQFIKKETGVPTIAAFDGMEININDKNPIDFKISKLEIDNNPNRNYNDIFTLSSKRFNKK; encoded by the coding sequence ATGAAATTAACATTCTTAGGAACCGGTGGAGGACGTTTTACTACAATCAGTCAGAAAAGAATGACTGGTGGTTTTAGAATTGATGATTTGGCTGGTAAAAACTTCCATGTTGATCCTGGTCCTGGTGCATTAGTTAGGTCTTTTCAATTTGGTTTGTCTCCTTCTTCATTAGATGGTATTTTTATATCTCATGCTCATACAGACCATTATACTGATGGCGAAGTCCTTATAGAAGCAATGACTCGGGGAATGACCAAAGAAAATGGGCTTATAATGGGTAGCCGTAGTGTCTTTGATGGTTACAAACAATGGGGTCCATCAATTTCTAAATATCATACTGGAAAATCAGAAAAATTAGTTTTAGGTCCTAACAAGTCCAAAATTATTGATAATTTATTGATAAAAGGTACTAAGACTATTCATGGAGATCCTACATGTGTAGGTTTTCAGATGAAATCTGAAGATTTAACTGTTTCATATACTTCAGATACATCATACTTTGAAAAATTATCTAATTACCATAATGGTGCAGATATTTTGATTGCTAGTGTTATTAGGCCGGGTAATCAATCTATAAGGGGTCATATGTCTACAGGAGATTTCAAGGATTTAGTTAATGAAGTGAATCCTAGTTTAGCTATTATGACTCATTTTGGATTTAAAATGTTAAATGAGAATCCAGTTTCTGAAGCACAGTTTATAAAAAAGGAAACTGGTGTTCCAACTATTGCTGCATTTGATGGAATGGAAATTAATATTAATGATAAAAATCCAATTGACTTTAAAATTTCTAAATTAGAAATAGACAACAATCCTAATAGAAACTATAATGATATCTTCACATTATCTAGTAAACGTTTTAATAAAAAATAA